Within the Brassica oleracea var. oleracea cultivar TO1000 unplaced genomic scaffold, BOL UnpScaffold01353, whole genome shotgun sequence genome, the region CAGGTTAGATGCCCCCAAACACACCTAACCACGACTACAAACCAAGAACCACACAGAGCAGAGCCGTTGCAAACTGACGAAAGGACCAAATACCGTAAAGAGGATCATGGTGCCTTGCGCCATTACAACTGGCCTCCCATAAAGAAATACACTCTGCTGGAACCTGAAACTAAAAAACTAGATATGTCTACTTTCGTTAACAAAAAATTCATACAACCAATTAGGATGGCCCCTCGACACATAAGATTGCGTCAATCCCTTTCTTGTCACACTTTGCGCAATAAGCATGGCTCCTCTGTTTTCCTCTCGTGATACTTTCTGAAATATAATACCAGAGGTGCCCACCAACTCTCTTTCAATTTCACCAacatagaaaagaaaagatggcCAAGCATCGGGTCTTGCTATTGCTCCAAACATAGCCTCCAAGTCACCTGAAATGATCACATTAGAGATGCGGTGGCTTCTCATACTCTCTACCACCCACTTAAGGATTTCAAAGTTTGCTTCATCTTTGTTAAACAAACCCGAAAAGGCTCTCCGACTGTGAAGGATGACAACACCACGCTCATTCCTTAGGACCCATCCTCCACCACCCTGGCCGTCCCTTTTACTCCAATCAACTCCCACATTACAACACAGCCAACCCGAAGGGGGTGGTGTCCATTTCGAACCGTCCACAGCCTTATTAACTTTCTCAGAGACAGACCATTCCTTCTCCATAATTTGCGCAAGGAGCCATTCTTCAGTCTCATTCTCCGCCTTCTTTACCACTTCCTCCAATGAAAATCCTCTCCCTCTAAAGAGCAATTCATTTCTTCTCTTCCAAAGGTTCCACACAATCCATGGCCAGCTTCTCCACAGTCTCAGAGGCCCGTTACCGTAACTCTTCAGATTGAGAAGGAAGTTAAGGTTTGCGTAAACTGAAAACTCATGGAACCCTTTACGCGTGTTAGGAATACTGGAGAGGGCCCAAACTTGTCTGGCCACATGACCTCACCTTTCTTCAAAAcgttacaaaacaaaaagtgaaTTATTTCTCTCCAACATTCAAAAAAAGTATTGGAATATTTCATGTGATAAAAAATCGAAACTGAAACTCTTCAAACATAATCTGAAAcgaactttttattttttaaattgatttgaaCGATCATTGGAGGAAAACCttttatttagcaaaaaatatcaatttgttttcaaatattcttttttttttatattaaatttaaatttattaatcacagaatgaatatttataaatgaaaagagAGTAAGCTAAACTCTAAAATAAAGTTTCTTTTGGAGTCATTTTAAAAACCTCTAGCTCCTATTGACGAACAAATATTTCCACTCATTGACGGGACAGTCCTTCCAACTTGTGATTCCCAGTGTACTTTAGCGAAGAGATCCTATTGCGGATTGCTTTATCAATTTGCCTAGTGAACGCTTATGTAGTTAACCAAGGACCCAAATGTCTACGAGAGTTGTGCTCTTTCCAAATAAAGTAAACGGTTGTATGGAAAACCAGTTGTAAAAGGATAGCATCCATTTTGTTTCTATTATGCTGTAGCAGAGATGTCGCTGTAATTGTCCAATCCGGTGATGCAGTAGTGTCGAGTAGAATAGCAATTAGAGTAGTCCAGACAGTGAATGTGAAGGGGTATGCGAAAAACAAATGATCCCTCCTTTCTTCATGTTCTCCACAAAACATATAGCCTTGTGTGATCCCCCATTACCGCATACGGACTCCTATGAAAAGTCTATCCTTAAATGTTAACCAAACAATGAAAGCATGGCGTGGTACTCCTTGTGTAAACCAAACGAGATGGTGCCAAGGTACTTCAGGCCCCCGATCTCTAATCTGATCTCAAGTTCTCACTGTTGAGAAGTAGTCCTTGTAGTCCTCCTCATTGTGCCTCCATAAAATAACATCGTTTTCTTCCAAGCATCTGGCTTCTGCACATTCTCAATAGCGGTATACACATCACCAAATACTCTCCGACCTCGACTCTGCATTCCCCAGACCTTATTTGGACACACTTCAGCAACACGAGCTTGACGAGGTATGCCCAGATACAGCAAACCCAAATCTCATGTTATGTTGATAATACTTCCAGTGCCTAACCAATTGTCAAACCAGAAAAAAGTCGAATTACCACTTTTAATTTCACAGCGCATAAACCAGTCTGAGCTTAAGCAATTTGCGCCAGAACCAAGAACCCATATTAGTAACTTTTGCGTCCCAAAACAACCATAGCTTTTTGtactaattatattaaatgtagtgtaatataatactttaaacttaattttgatGATGAGACTGCTTTGTCTCTGTGGCATGATAACTTGAAACTTCTCTTAGTCACTTTGGGCGAAAAGGGTTGTAAATATTACACCAAGATTAATGGTTCTTGAAGAGTTATCTTTCTTGCGGAGTTGACTTAACTAATAGTGTGACTTAGATTGTGTTCTTGCGCTTGTATGATTTACAGGGCTTCCGTGGATCTGTTGATCCTTTCCATGTCAAGGCAGTGGATACAACTGGTGCTGGTGATTCATATGTTGGTGCCGTGCTTTGCAACATTGTTGACGACCGCACTGTTCTCAAGGTTTGGTGATTTTGGAATCGTTGCTGAGCGTGTTGTTCTGTCTTTAACTACAGGATAAAGCTCGTCTTAGAGAGGTGCTTAGATTTGCTAATGCATGTGGAGCCATTACGACTACCAAAAAAGGAGCTATTGCAGCTCTTCCTACAGAGTCTGAGGTTCAGAGTCTCTTGAATGGAAACTGATCAAAGACATGTCTGgttttaggatatttttgtATTCCACTTTCTTCAAGTGTTGTGTATTAAGGGTTTTACTTTAATGAATAAGAGAAGTCATTACCAAAGTTAGAGAAGGATTGTTTTGAAGTAGTGAAAGCGTTAAAGAACAATAGCTTGAGGATAACATTCAGAAACTTGCAGATCCAATGATCTCCAAATGTGTTTGCATTCTTCCCACCTTGAACTCATCCTCTCCAGAAATGCTTCAGCCCACACTTCCTTGCTACCTCCCATGCTTAGATCATATGGCACCGAAAAACTGCAAGGCAATTTCCATAACCGAGCTTCAACTTTCAACAGATgcattatttttgttgtttatgcATCAAGGTAAGCATCTTGGTTTTGACGGTTTTACCTTGTCAGCTCTTCTAAGAGAGAGTCTTTCTCAGTGGTACCATTCCTGGAAGATATGTGTGTTAGGCATCACAAAAATGTTCAGAAAGCTAAgagtttagaaatatataatagcCTTAACCTTTGTACTAAAACTTTGAAGATGCGGAGAGACTTGGTTGAGAGGTTGTAGATTGCTTCTTCTATGTGATCTGTGCCGAATAAATACACAACCGGATAGTCCAGGAGCCACCTGCTTATACAGATCAACGCTTAATAAACTAAGATGACATATGGTGAAATGAATTAAAGAGTTGGATTTGAAAAAATTTACCCGTTTAGTGTTGGGATTGTAACCTTAGTGTCTTGTAAACAACAACTAAGATCAACGAACAAAGAAGACTGAGAAGACTTGGCGTCATTATCGCCGCCATCTAAAGGAAATGTGGAAGAGAAAAGCTTCTGAATCGACCTAAGCTGCACCCCTAGATTGCTTTCCTTTCTTTGTTCCACCATcttttaacaaacaaacaaaaagcaaGACTGAGATCAAATCCAATTGGAGAGATAGAGCATGAGAAGAGAAACCACTGAAACAAACCTCTGGAGGATCTTGTTCTAGGTCGACGAAGAACAATTCAGGTTCTGAACTCAACCACTTGGGCAGTCTTCTAACATTTATCAGGTAAATCATGTCCTCTATAACCATAACCCTCAGATCTTTAAAGACTGGTAAACCCTAAAGAGGACACAAGCAGAAACAAAGAGTCAGCTACATACATACAGACAGACAACACTCAAAGTACTAATGTgcttgaagaagaaagatgtaAAGACTAAACCTCTTGGATAAGCTCGAGAAGGGAAAGCAAGCGATCTTGAAGCTCAGGCAACTTGCCTCCATAGTCAATCATCACAACTGGTCTCATTCCCGTGCATAGTGCCAGCACATCTACAAATTCAATCATACGAGAGTCAAGTGTTGATAGTTGAACGATCCATATGATATGCTAATTGCTAAAGTTACAAACTTTTTAAGGAAAATGATAAACCCACCAGACAAGGAAGGCAATCAATCAAATCATCAACAAGCTTCGATAGGATACACACAATAAACTCGAAAGAAtcaatagagagagagaggggaagaAGGAAACCTATATCGAGGCGGCGTTTGGAAGTGGGTTTGAGTCGCCATTTGATCTGAGAGAGACAAGAGCTCATACACTCAAGAATCTCCTCAGAGCTTGGTATCTCCATCTCGCACTTACAAGACTCAaaactttctcttcttctttcttcttcccagATTTGCACGGTGcacacattttttatttagaaaattttcaatataaaccCCGAACTTTCGAGTTTTCTCATAAATAACCCTAAACTTATttctctttaaataaaataatgaaaatattttatgacgTGTCAAACTTGTATTGGATCAGTGATGAAGAAGAGCAAACACACGTGCGAACAAACAAGTGgccttttttttattacatgttcTAAACGAGATGCTTTACTTGTCGGAACTTCGCCGCCGGCGAACTAATCAAATCAACCGTGAAAGCAAAAGCTCTAGCTAGACCTCTCATCTCcttctccagcttcttccaGGTCTGTCTTTATCATTCCTTGTTCGATTTGCCTTGTGTTAAAGAGAGCGAATCATTTTGCTCTTTTTTTGGGCTTATTAGCTTTCAAATTTAAACCTCCTTTTGGTCTGGTTTTGTTTGAATGGCAGAGATGTATAATAACTACATGGGACCACACCCTTGGATGCCAATGCCTCAGCCTAACCCATTTGGCAATGCCTTCTCTGGCCTTATCAGAAGTGGATTGGGATCCAGCTCTGAGTATGTGCAGAGCAACGTAAGTTAAACCCTCGTGTTCATAACTTTGGTGTTTCATTTGTTTTTAACTCTAAGTTGTTGATATGAAGAGATAACTCGTGACTTCTCTGATCTTCAATACTACTTTCGAGTGAATGATCAGATCAACACGCGAGGAACAAGTTGAAGATTGTTTTGCTCTTTTATGTGTTTGAGGGCTTTTTGTTGAGTCTTGCTGTAACCTTATCAGGGGACTCTGGACTAGAATCTCGGAACCAGTTGGGGGAAGACTTTCATACAAGCCTCCAATACATGATATTTTAGTGCACCAGACTTATACATTCCCCTCATTGCCTTTGGCACTTATCTCTTTCTTGCTGGTTTCTCTAAGACTCTATGGCAAGTAACttctttatttatcttatacatggttctaaaaatcggtcggCAAATCCGTCGTAGCCAAAACGATTTAAAAATCTGATTTATATGATCCAAATTGgtttaaaccattttaaatcTGTTTAAATCAATCTAAATTAGTCTAGGAggttattcgaaaataaatttgtgtagagtttgtgaattttaaaaattgataaattttaaaatttatgtggattaagaaattttttatattatagtggattaaaaaaaaatatatatactgacTTACAAAATTTAATCATAACTTTTCTAGATTGCTACTTCATgaacttatattatttttagtctcattcattttgtaaactaaatatattgatgaaaatttaCTAGGacttttgaaataaataaatacttaaaatttaaaataaaataatttcaaaaagaatttttcgaatttcatcaaaataaaattaaaaatttgaaaaatattcaaaacaaaaagttctaaaatttcaatttttttattataaaaaaagtttgaattaaAAAACAGATAATTCGagaactaaaaaaaattctttattttatttttatttaatgataaaacaagaaaatataattataattcaaaaaggtaattatataaaaatgtaatgaattataattttggaCATATAATTTGGGTTGAAAGTGCAAAAGATATTTGACaataatgattattttattttacttttctatCATAtggattttataaatttcatggATACACACGATATTTTGAGAGTTAtgtcttatgagtaaaaatagAGAGCATCATTCttccaataacactagatttaactagaattagacaaccaataataactaaactttttgaataacaagaaATTTTaaaggattttgaaaattcttaaatcAATACAAGGGATTTTATTAAGATTGTTAAAATCAATGAATCAATAACGATGAAATCTCAAAATTTCCAAAGTTGATGAAAGTTCATCTGCCAATAACTCCCCTCCCCGTTGAATCAATTAAGTTAAAAGAATAATGCTATTGCAAATCTACAATTTtatctaatttcttttgttttgcatatctaattttaataatcatcaaaataattctatatttaactccaaaaattaaaatatcttatatggatttaaaatatatataatatacatcaaTAATTCGTTAACACGTAGGTCCGGTATAATCCACCAGTAGCTAAGTCCTCTACAAATTAACGCCTACCTATTTCTTAAACattgatttgtatatttttcatgtGTATATGTGTCTTCTTATTTTCAACCCTTTTGATCCTTGCTAGGTTTTCTCCCGGAGCTCTGAATTGGCTTTTTGTGAAATGAATGGTTGGCTGGTTTTTGCAAGTCATGCTTCTGAAGATAACCTTGCTTTCATTAGGTAGCCGCGAATCACCCCTCTTGGACATTGTGGCATATGCAGGCTATGCTTTCACTGGTCTCTTCTTGGCAAGATCATTTGGGGATATTCTTACTATGTTTTGATTCCGTGGACTTGCTTATGCACCGGAGTTCTCTTGGTGAAGACAATGAAGCGAGTTCTCTTTGCAGAAGCTAGGAGTTATGACTCAAGCAGAAAATCATTACCTCTTGATTTTTTAGCATTAGCACAGTTTCCTCTTTTGATCTGGCTTGGTAACATTAGTGTCGATTGGCTCTTTTGAGATTCATTAGTTGTGAATAAAAAGAACACTTATGATGTTATGAGATGTACGATACTCCTGATGAAGTAGTACACCTCTCTCTTTTCATAACTTCTttttaatgtcaattttttttgcatagACTACATTTCCAACATGATTTAAAACCAAACAAGGACATGAACTTTGGTCATATAGTATTATTATCTATACTCCAAGCCCTCCTCTTGCATTGCATTGGTGCATTGTGATACTCCTTGGCAGATGGTTCCTTTTAAACCTGAATGAAAGACATGGAACCCTTTCTTTTAAAGATAGTATTcttatacaaagaaaaagaagaagaaggtcgtCGTGTTGAACCTAATTAGGATCTAATATGCTTCCCATCTTTGTAGCGTTGTTGATAAGTTACATCAAACCAAATATTGACCGACCTCAAAAACTagttttaaatcattttcaCTTCAGTCAAATCTATCTTGAAATGCAAGTTATTACCATCTAAAGCATACTAAACTGATTAGATTACATTAGTGTTATTCCAGTATCTCAATCTGTTTTAGATGCGTCTAAACTAAAAATGACACTTCTAAGAAAATGGGGAAGTAACAATTAgtggttattatttttttcacaattttttcaTCTAAGTATAATATTTACATGACAAATTTGGAAGAAGTTATCCAATACCATTTTAGATTTTTCGATCTAAAATGTCAATAATCATTTTCATTTGACCAAAATATCTAATAAAAGACAATTGAATCATTCATCAAAGTTTAAAATTAGGAAGTTACTATTAATAAAAGTTTGGTTTTACTTATAAATACGTTGGTTTATTGATCTGAAATtactaacaaaaaaagaagaaaaaaaacaagaaccatTTAAGAGCTTATAAAACAATGGCTATCGAAAAGAAAACCCTGATCGCCTCCTTCATCACCGTTATGATGATGGTAATGATGATCGTGAACCAAGTCGAGGCCAGGAACCATGTCACAATCAAGCCGCCTCCAAAGTGATCAtagtctttttgtttttttttttctaaatcgaTGGCTCCAAAAGTTTATGAGAAAATAAATGGTTCCTTCAACGTGGAGCTTAAAGCATggcttaactaatttttatttacttcatatatataattattttcatcctcttatttgtttagttatggatgtataacttataaataatgtttcacaaaataatattttgtatgtgaATGAAATGTACTAGTTTCATATTTCATAGGCAGAGATTGGTGTTGTGATCTCTCTAGAAATTGACAACATTAATGTtcacattattttttcttttgtttgtaacAGAGGATAAAAATATCCttgttatattaatattattaagtgAGATTTAGCTATGGGATTGTGGCTTATTACGTTGTAATTTGAGTGATAGATAACTCACTTCTCTTCTTGTTATACACTACGTGTCATTTTTAGggtatttttacaaaaatagacTTCTAAAGAGGAttactcaaaaaaaaagaagttccTAACgaagaaaatgaacaaaaaaagatttcattGAAGGGTAAATATCCATTTATATCTTTAGACTTAACTAATCGAAGActtagagtttaaagttaaaGGGTTGGGTTTTGAGATGAATtcaaattcttaaaaataaaaaaaatattaaaattttcaaaataaaataaaaattattttggtcattttatttttttagggttatttttacgaaaaaactaaaaaagaatgTTATCAGAAAGAATTGCCCTCTAATAATCTGCATGAATATATCATAAGTTACGTAAAGATGATCAAAAAATTAAGATGGAAAAGTCAAGAATCCTGTTGATTTGATATTTGGCGATTACTGCAGTCCGCATGCATGTACGTTTGAATTTTGTGACGTCAATGAAAACTCATTTTGTATATTCCACAGAGAGTGAGTACATGTCAGAATATTACTTAGGAGTGCGACTAGATAATTTGCATTCAATagtttaaagaaataatattcgACTTATCATCAGGATCACCTAGTTGTTTACAAcagttattttcaaatattctcaGTATgaatttagagagagagatagagctAAGAGCAACATTTTGGTTAGTATCTAAAAACAAGTAtctaaacaaattaatattactattttaacacaatttatctatataattcaatttaattttctaaaaagattaaaatattaataagtggACAATAAGTAAACATATGGCATTAAAAGTTCTAATGAATTTCCTATAAACtctaattttaaaacttcaCTACATTctctttcctattttttttttaatttatttctttattttaaaagtgaaaaactCCCTAATATACTTCTGAAGTGCTCTAAGGGCATCTTCAGCCGTActccattttttcctctaaaatgaAGTAAAATTGAATATGGAGTAAGAAATGCTCCAACCCAACTCCATATCTCActttataatgaaatttactccataaatgttgttcatcactccattatgGAATGAGAAATGTAGCAGATTTGGAGCAACTTTACtctatttttacttttactctattttggaagaaaaaatagagttttacgttggagatgctctaaagaaAGAATCGATCGTAAAATCCTCAATTCATTActggttttatattattattggcTATCAATTGGTTAAGTGGTTCATAAGTATGGATTAGTGGTGAGAGTTAGGTTATTCCAAAACCAAACATTGCATTACATAGGAATAACCATTTTATAACTTTCGAACGAAAATGTAAAACACAAACACGAAAAGGACACTCCTTGTTCCCCTACTTCGTCTGGACGAGACTTTTCCATTCGATTCGTCTATGGTCTGGTCTTGTTTGCTTGTTCTTAATAAGATTTATAGCTGGACTTAAAAATTGATGGTAACTGGCCCATACATCGGCCCATTAACTTAAAACTGGGTTCTGGTTTTCGATTCGGTGAAAGAAGAAACCTTTCCTTCTGAGAAAATCAGGAACTCGTTAGCGCGAACTCGAAGAATCGAATCGAATCGAATCGACAAAAGAAGAGATCTTTCGTTATCCTTCTGGAGAATACTCGCAGATTCTCACTTGGGTCGGCACGTTTAGCTGAAAAGGTCCCACCTTTCGTCTCAATCCGTTTTTTTTGTCCTCTCTCAGACCTTGCAGTGTCGGTTACAATGGGAAGACCCTTACTTTACGACATCATCGAGAAGCCCGCAACGAGCTGCATCGTAACCCTATGCAGCTTAATCTGGTTCCTGATCCAGAAGAAGAGTATTGGTTACTCGCAAGTTGGGTTAAGCTACGAGACTGCGATCCAAGGGCATTACTGGAGGATCATCACCTCTGCTTTCTCCCACATCAGCGTCTTGCATCTCGTCTTCAACATGAGTGCTCTCTGGAGCCTCGGCGTTGTTGAGCAGTTAAAGCATTTAGGTCTCGGAACTGCTTACTATCTTCATTACACTCTTGTCCTTGTAGTCTTCTCCGGTGCTTTGGTGATTGGGATGTACCATTTGCTGATTGGTAGGTTCAAGATTGAGTATTTCAGGAGGGTTACAGCTGTGGGGTACTCTTGCGTTGTGTTTGGTTGGATGACGATTTTGTCTGTGAAGCAGCCTTCTTCGAAGCTTGATCTTTTTGGGGTCTTGTCTCTTCCCATTAGCTTTGCGCCCTTTGAGTCGCTTATTTTCACTTCTATTATTGTTCCGCAAGCTAGCTTTCTGGGACATTTGTCGGGGATTCTTGTTGGTTACGCTGTTTCGTGGGGTTTGATTGGTGGGATGAACAGCTACTGGGCTGTTACCATGCTTGGTTGGATCGTTGTGGTGTTTGTTTTCAGTTTGAAGAAGTCTGGTGCTTATGATTTCAGTTTTCTTGAGATCGAGTCGGTTAGTGATGCTTCTTTGCCTTCGCTGCGGTTTGTTGGAAACGGACGGACCTTGCAAGCTAGTGCAGTTCCTCTTAGTGGAGTGGAAGTTCTCTGAGCTAGAGGAAGACGGACTGAGAGTTGGTAACCAAGTTAAAAGATCCTTTAAGGCTTTACGTGAGCTGCTTCCTGTGTTAAtcaagtttagtgttgttttaggCATCATTACAGATGAATAGGACAGTCTTATGTTTGATGTATAGTTGCACAAAAAGGGTACCCTGTCTTACCTTAAGATTACATCCACTACTAGACCtttcacatttattttaattatgaaagCATTGCTACAAAACATTCTTGTTGTTTCTTtgatatattgtatatgtttttatcatttgCATTCTTGCAACTTCAACAAGGTAACTAGATGAAGCTTTCTGCAGGTGTCTTTGATTAGACCAGTGTCTTCTCTTGTAAATTATTTCAATCCTCTGtcctttacttttttttaaaaaggtaagAAAAGGGTAGAATAACAACTAGAGATTCACAGTTGTAGGTTGGATGGTTTACAGGTCAAACATAGTCACGGCAATTTCATTTGTCTATGAGAGTAATCTAAATTGGATCCACTTTTGACTAGTTTTGTTCATTACCGTTTAACCTACTTCCAACCCAATTTTCATTCACATGATCTGCATTGTTACCCTCAACTTCTCCATAACCacattttttctatatttcttatataatcTGTACACTGATCAGGTGAATATATCTTTCGTTCTCATCCATCTCTAAGAACTTTCAAATGGAGAAGAAAGGCCAGCGTAGTACACATGACTCCTTGCTGACACACCACCCGGTTCTCTGTATCATTGCTTTGTCTGTAATTTTCATAGCGATTGACCCCTTTCACATAAGTCCAGTCGGTGGTCGTGAGTTCAAACCCGTGAAGCATGAGGTTGCTCCATACAAGCAAGTCATGGAAAACTGGCCGAGAGACAACCTTAGCCGACTAGGCCATCATGGGAAGCTCGAGTTTGTGGACGAAGTCTTTGGTCCAGAGTCATTAGAGTTTGATGGTTTAGGCCGTGGTCCATACACAGGGTTGGCTGATGGGAGGGTGGTTAGATGGATGGGTGAAGCAACCGGATGGGAGACATTCTCCGTTGCAACATCAAAATGGTAAACGCTTACTCATCAGTTTAATGATTGTTTCATTCAGTTTCTAGGTGTTAATGCTGTGTGTTCATGGAGAATCAGGTCAGAGAAGACATGCGCAAGAGGTGTGGATTCAACAACGAATAAGCAATGGAAGCACGAGAAGCTGTGTGGGCGACCTCTTGGTCTGAGATTTAATAAAGAGAGTGGAAACTTGTACATTGCAGACGCTTACTATGGTCTACTAATGGTTGGTCCTGAAGGAGGGGTTGCTACGCCTTTAGCTACTCATGTGGAAGGGAAGCCTATACTCTTTGCCAACGATCTCGACATCCATAGAAATGGCTCAATCTTCTTCACAGACACAAGCAAACGATATGACAGAGCGTAAGTTTtcataataacaaaaaaaaaaaaacactctgtTTCTTTGCGTTTTGGGTTTGATATGAAGAGTTAAGACTTTGTGTTTTTGTAGGAATCATTTCTTCATATTACTTGAAGGAGAATCAACAGGGAGGCTTCTTAGGTATGACCCACCTACCAAAACAACACACGTTGTGCTTGATGGTTTGGCTTTTCCCAATGGCATTCAACTCTCTAAAGACCAATCTTTCCTTCTCTTCACAGAAACTACCAATTGCAGGTATAACCATATTAACAACCCTTTAAAATTCAAGCAAGATAGATGCCAAAATACATGTTTCTGTATGTATCTGGTAGGTTAGTGAAGTACTGGCTGGAGGGTTCAAAGAGAGGTGAAGTTGAGGTGGTGGCAGATCTACCGGGATTCCCAGACAATGTGAGAATGAACGAGAAGGGTGAGTTTTGGGTCGCAATAGACTGTTGCAGAACACCAGTTCAAGAGGTTCTTACAAACAATCCTTGGATAAAGAGCATCTACTTTCGGTTGCCTATACCGATGAAGTTGCTGGCGACAGCCATGGGTATGAGAATGCACACTGTTATATCAAGATTCGATGAGGACGGCAAGGTCTTGGAGGTTCTTGAGGATAGACAAGGAAAGGTAATGAAGCTTGTTAGTGAAGTGAGGGAGGTTCAAGGGAAGCTTTGGATTGGAACAGTGGCTCATAACCATATTGCCACTTTGCCTTATCCATTAGCAGTGAATTAGTGAACAAGTAACTTTGATGTGTAGTTCTTAGCTTCTGGAAGGATAAAGATAATCATAGATATAATATGATGATTAGACTAAACCATCTACCTGTAACTAAACTATCTTTGTTTTGTCATTGAAGAGTGTCGATAGAGTACGATGTCGATATAACAAATGGAAAATGTATTactaacaaataataatatctaaGTCACATAATTTGTACAGCCTAGTTCATGAGACACAGGTAGAAGTCCCTTGTGTCGCTGTCTGGTTCCTGACCAAAGAAGCTCATTGCGACATCATCACTCGGCAACACTTTCTCTTACAACCAATATGTAACATAACAGTAGCTAAACTCAGTACGTTGTGCATCTACAAATGAGTAGAAGAAGACAGATTACATTTTGATCAGATGCCAAAAGAGCGAGGAGAGTGATTATTACCAGTTGA harbors:
- the LOC106321252 gene encoding uncharacterized protein LOC106321252, producing MEIPSSEEILECMSSCLSQIKWRLKPTSKRRLDIDVLALCTGMRPVVMIDYGGKLPELQDRLLSLLELIQEGLPVFKDLRVMVIEDMIYLINVRRLPKWLSSEPELFFVDLEQDPPEMVEQRKESNLGVQLRSIQKLFSSTFPLDGGDNDAKSSQSSLFVDLSCCLQDTKVTIPTLNGWLLDYPVVYLFGTDHIEEAIYNLSTKSLRIFKVLVQRNGTTEKDSLLEELTSFSVPYDLSMGGSKEVWAEAFLERMSSRWEECKHIWRSLDLQVSECYPQAIVL
- the LOC106321251 gene encoding RHOMBOID-like protein 13; amino-acid sequence: MGRPLLYDIIEKPATSCIVTLCSLIWFLIQKKSIGYSQVGLSYETAIQGHYWRIITSAFSHISVLHLVFNMSALWSLGVVEQLKHLGLGTAYYLHYTLVLVVFSGALVIGMYHLLIGRFKIEYFRRVTAVGYSCVVFGWMTILSVKQPSSKLDLFGVLSLPISFAPFESLIFTSIIVPQASFLGHLSGILVGYAVSWGLIGGMNSYWAVTMLGWIVVVFVFSLKKSGAYDFSFLEIESVSDASLPSLRFVGNGRTLQASAVPLSGVEVL
- the LOC106321253 gene encoding protein STRICTOSIDINE SYNTHASE-LIKE 13-like, which produces MEKKGQRSTHDSLLTHHPVLCIIALSVIFIAIDPFHISPVGGREFKPVKHEVAPYKQVMENWPRDNLSRLGHHGKLEFVDEVFGPESLEFDGLGRGPYTGLADGRVVRWMGEATGWETFSVATSKWSEKTCARGVDSTTNKQWKHEKLCGRPLGLRFNKESGNLYIADAYYGLLMVGPEGGVATPLATHVEGKPILFANDLDIHRNGSIFFTDTSKRYDRANHFFILLEGESTGRLLRYDPPTKTTHVVLDGLAFPNGIQLSKDQSFLLFTETTNCRLVKYWLEGSKRGEVEVVADLPGFPDNVRMNEKGEFWVAIDCCRTPVQEVLTNNPWIKSIYFRLPIPMKLLATAMGMRMHTVISRFDEDGKVLEVLEDRQGKVMKLVSEVREVQGKLWIGTVAHNHIATLPYPLAVN